Proteins from one Acropora muricata isolate sample 2 chromosome 9, ASM3666990v1, whole genome shotgun sequence genomic window:
- the LOC136929828 gene encoding uncharacterized protein isoform X1, producing the protein MESIHIWLRAETKPNERRRALTPEKCRLLVERGFQVTVELSDQCAYKNENFQCVPGVNMVPCGSWVSAPKDAYILGLKELPFCTEPISQKHIFFAHAYKNQTGWEDLLYRFIMGGGSIFDIEYMTDENGNRVVAEFSAMAGLCGMGIGILAWCHQQISPDKPMPAIKPYSSEAALIDHIRMELKQVAKFKDISDVFPSIIVIGALGRCGKGAIDLAHKVGIPETAIAKWDLDETRHGGPFKEILKYDILANCILLTENIPPFVTKDMLELEERKLGVVVDVSCDPNNPFNPLPFYDSATTFDKPCERVKLNSNRPVDVSAIDHLPSVLPCNSSERFANKMTPYLLSLPEDPAWVRTRQMFEGKADEAQKVKEKYLSSVIFRDKQTVGL; encoded by the exons ATGGAATCTATTCACATATGGCTCCGCGCTGAGACAAAACCAAACGAACGGCGCAGAGCCTTAACTCCCGAAAAATGCAGACTTCTGGTGGAAAGAG GTTTTCAAGTTACTGTAGAATTGTCAGATCAGTGTGCTTATAAGAATGAGAATTTTCAGTG TGTGCCAGGGGTCAACATGGTCCCATGTGGTTCATGGGTCAGTGCTCCTAAAGATGCCTATATTTTGGGGCTAAAGGAGCTTCCATTCTGTACGGAACCAATATCACAGAAGCACATTTTCTTTGCTCATGCTTACAAG AATCAAACTGGTTGGGAAGACTTACTGTATCGCTTTATCATGGGAGGAGGAAGTATCTTTGACATTGAATATATGACAGACGAGAATG GGAATAGAGTTGTGGCAGAGTTCAGTGCAATGGCAGGTCTTTGTGGAATGGGAATCGGAATACTTGCGTGGTGCCACCAACAGATCAG TCCTGATAAACCAATGCCTGCTATAAAGCCTTACAGCAGTGAAGCTGCACTTATTGATCATATCAGAATGGAACTCAAACAAGTTGCAAAGTTTAAAG ACATTAGTGATGTGTTTCCTAGTATCATTGTGATTGGTGCTTTGGGTCGCTGTGGGAAAGGAGCAATTGATTTGGCTCACAAAGTAGGCATCCCTGA AACAGCCATAGCTAAATGGGATCTGGATGAAACCAGACATGGCGGCCCCTTTAAAGAGATTCTCAAATATGACATTCTTGCGAACTGCATTTTACTTACAGAG AATATACCACCATTTGTTACAAAGGATATGCTGGAATTAGAGGAAAG GAAATTAGGCGTGGTGGTTGATGTGAGCTGTGACCCCAACAACCCATTCAACCCACTACCATTCTATGATTCAGCAACAACGTTTGACAAACCATGTGAAAGAGTAAAGCTCAA CTCCAACAGGCCTGTTGATGTGTCTGCTATAGATCACCTACCATCTGTTTTGCCTTGTAATAGCAGTGAAAGATTTGCAAACAAAATGACACCCTACTTGTTGAGCTTACCAGAG GATCCTGCTTGGGTCAGAACAAGGCAGATGTTTGAAGGAAAAGCTGATGAAGCTCAAAAAGTCAaggaaaaatatctttcatcTGTGATATTCAGAGACAAGCAAACTGTTGGTCTTTAA
- the LOC136929828 gene encoding uncharacterized protein isoform X4, whose amino-acid sequence MESIHIWLRAETKPNERRRALTPEKCRLLVERGFQVTVELSDQCAYKNENFQCVPGVNMVPCGSWVSAPKDAYILGLKELPFCTEPISQKHIFFAHAYKNQTGWEDLLYRFIMGGGSIFDIEYMTDENGNRVVAEFSAMAGLCGMGIGILAWCHQQISPDKPMPAIKPYSSEAALIDHIRMELKQVAKFKDISDVFPSIIVIGALGRCGKGAIDLAHKVGIPETAIAKWDLDETRHGGPFKEILKYDILANCILLTENIPPFVTKDMLELEERKLGVVVDVSCDPNNPFNPLPFYDSATTFDKPCERVKLKILLGSEQGRCLKEKLMKLKKSRKNIFHL is encoded by the exons ATGGAATCTATTCACATATGGCTCCGCGCTGAGACAAAACCAAACGAACGGCGCAGAGCCTTAACTCCCGAAAAATGCAGACTTCTGGTGGAAAGAG GTTTTCAAGTTACTGTAGAATTGTCAGATCAGTGTGCTTATAAGAATGAGAATTTTCAGTG TGTGCCAGGGGTCAACATGGTCCCATGTGGTTCATGGGTCAGTGCTCCTAAAGATGCCTATATTTTGGGGCTAAAGGAGCTTCCATTCTGTACGGAACCAATATCACAGAAGCACATTTTCTTTGCTCATGCTTACAAG AATCAAACTGGTTGGGAAGACTTACTGTATCGCTTTATCATGGGAGGAGGAAGTATCTTTGACATTGAATATATGACAGACGAGAATG GGAATAGAGTTGTGGCAGAGTTCAGTGCAATGGCAGGTCTTTGTGGAATGGGAATCGGAATACTTGCGTGGTGCCACCAACAGATCAG TCCTGATAAACCAATGCCTGCTATAAAGCCTTACAGCAGTGAAGCTGCACTTATTGATCATATCAGAATGGAACTCAAACAAGTTGCAAAGTTTAAAG ACATTAGTGATGTGTTTCCTAGTATCATTGTGATTGGTGCTTTGGGTCGCTGTGGGAAAGGAGCAATTGATTTGGCTCACAAAGTAGGCATCCCTGA AACAGCCATAGCTAAATGGGATCTGGATGAAACCAGACATGGCGGCCCCTTTAAAGAGATTCTCAAATATGACATTCTTGCGAACTGCATTTTACTTACAGAG AATATACCACCATTTGTTACAAAGGATATGCTGGAATTAGAGGAAAG GAAATTAGGCGTGGTGGTTGATGTGAGCTGTGACCCCAACAACCCATTCAACCCACTACCATTCTATGATTCAGCAACAACGTTTGACAAACCATGTGAAAGAGTAAAGCTCAA GATCCTGCTTGGGTCAGAACAAGGCAGATGTTTGAAGGAAAAGCTGATGAAGCTCAAAAAGTCAaggaaaaatatctttcatcTGTGA
- the LOC136929828 gene encoding uncharacterized protein isoform X3 gives MRIFSVHGQQDERESRLLYLEKWLCVAVFLFPCSGITKSCTRGGLSSKQSVPGVNMVPCGSWVSAPKDAYILGLKELPFCTEPISQKHIFFAHAYKNQTGWEDLLYRFIMGGGSIFDIEYMTDENGNRVVAEFSAMAGLCGMGIGILAWCHQQISPDKPMPAIKPYSSEAALIDHIRMELKQVAKFKDISDVFPSIIVIGALGRCGKGAIDLAHKVGIPETAIAKWDLDETRHGGPFKEILKYDILANCILLTENIPPFVTKDMLELEERKLGVVVDVSCDPNNPFNPLPFYDSATTFDKPCERVKLNSNRPVDVSAIDHLPSVLPCNSSERFANKMTPYLLSLPEDPAWVRTRQMFEGKADEAQKVKEKYLSSVIFRDKQTVGL, from the exons ATGAGAATTTTCAGTG TCCATGGACAACAAGATGAAAGAGAAAGCAGGTTACTGTATTTGGAAAAGTGGTTGTGTGtggctgtttttctttttccttgttcTGGAATAACCAAGAGTTGTACTAGGGGTGGCTTGTCATCCAAGCAAAG TGTGCCAGGGGTCAACATGGTCCCATGTGGTTCATGGGTCAGTGCTCCTAAAGATGCCTATATTTTGGGGCTAAAGGAGCTTCCATTCTGTACGGAACCAATATCACAGAAGCACATTTTCTTTGCTCATGCTTACAAG AATCAAACTGGTTGGGAAGACTTACTGTATCGCTTTATCATGGGAGGAGGAAGTATCTTTGACATTGAATATATGACAGACGAGAATG GGAATAGAGTTGTGGCAGAGTTCAGTGCAATGGCAGGTCTTTGTGGAATGGGAATCGGAATACTTGCGTGGTGCCACCAACAGATCAG TCCTGATAAACCAATGCCTGCTATAAAGCCTTACAGCAGTGAAGCTGCACTTATTGATCATATCAGAATGGAACTCAAACAAGTTGCAAAGTTTAAAG ACATTAGTGATGTGTTTCCTAGTATCATTGTGATTGGTGCTTTGGGTCGCTGTGGGAAAGGAGCAATTGATTTGGCTCACAAAGTAGGCATCCCTGA AACAGCCATAGCTAAATGGGATCTGGATGAAACCAGACATGGCGGCCCCTTTAAAGAGATTCTCAAATATGACATTCTTGCGAACTGCATTTTACTTACAGAG AATATACCACCATTTGTTACAAAGGATATGCTGGAATTAGAGGAAAG GAAATTAGGCGTGGTGGTTGATGTGAGCTGTGACCCCAACAACCCATTCAACCCACTACCATTCTATGATTCAGCAACAACGTTTGACAAACCATGTGAAAGAGTAAAGCTCAA CTCCAACAGGCCTGTTGATGTGTCTGCTATAGATCACCTACCATCTGTTTTGCCTTGTAATAGCAGTGAAAGATTTGCAAACAAAATGACACCCTACTTGTTGAGCTTACCAGAG GATCCTGCTTGGGTCAGAACAAGGCAGATGTTTGAAGGAAAAGCTGATGAAGCTCAAAAAGTCAaggaaaaatatctttcatcTGTGATATTCAGAGACAAGCAAACTGTTGGTCTTTAA
- the LOC136929828 gene encoding uncharacterized protein isoform X2, giving the protein MILRCKRTHATGGWIGQLASPSFRTAKDNICFQVTVELSDQCAYKNENFQCVPGVNMVPCGSWVSAPKDAYILGLKELPFCTEPISQKHIFFAHAYKNQTGWEDLLYRFIMGGGSIFDIEYMTDENGNRVVAEFSAMAGLCGMGIGILAWCHQQISPDKPMPAIKPYSSEAALIDHIRMELKQVAKFKDISDVFPSIIVIGALGRCGKGAIDLAHKVGIPETAIAKWDLDETRHGGPFKEILKYDILANCILLTENIPPFVTKDMLELEERKLGVVVDVSCDPNNPFNPLPFYDSATTFDKPCERVKLNSNRPVDVSAIDHLPSVLPCNSSERFANKMTPYLLSLPEDPAWVRTRQMFEGKADEAQKVKEKYLSSVIFRDKQTVGL; this is encoded by the exons atgattttaaggTGCAAAAGGACACATGCAACTGGGGGATGGATTGGGCAGCTGGCTAGTCCCAGCTTTAGGACAGCCAAAGATAATATTT GTTTTCAAGTTACTGTAGAATTGTCAGATCAGTGTGCTTATAAGAATGAGAATTTTCAGTG TGTGCCAGGGGTCAACATGGTCCCATGTGGTTCATGGGTCAGTGCTCCTAAAGATGCCTATATTTTGGGGCTAAAGGAGCTTCCATTCTGTACGGAACCAATATCACAGAAGCACATTTTCTTTGCTCATGCTTACAAG AATCAAACTGGTTGGGAAGACTTACTGTATCGCTTTATCATGGGAGGAGGAAGTATCTTTGACATTGAATATATGACAGACGAGAATG GGAATAGAGTTGTGGCAGAGTTCAGTGCAATGGCAGGTCTTTGTGGAATGGGAATCGGAATACTTGCGTGGTGCCACCAACAGATCAG TCCTGATAAACCAATGCCTGCTATAAAGCCTTACAGCAGTGAAGCTGCACTTATTGATCATATCAGAATGGAACTCAAACAAGTTGCAAAGTTTAAAG ACATTAGTGATGTGTTTCCTAGTATCATTGTGATTGGTGCTTTGGGTCGCTGTGGGAAAGGAGCAATTGATTTGGCTCACAAAGTAGGCATCCCTGA AACAGCCATAGCTAAATGGGATCTGGATGAAACCAGACATGGCGGCCCCTTTAAAGAGATTCTCAAATATGACATTCTTGCGAACTGCATTTTACTTACAGAG AATATACCACCATTTGTTACAAAGGATATGCTGGAATTAGAGGAAAG GAAATTAGGCGTGGTGGTTGATGTGAGCTGTGACCCCAACAACCCATTCAACCCACTACCATTCTATGATTCAGCAACAACGTTTGACAAACCATGTGAAAGAGTAAAGCTCAA CTCCAACAGGCCTGTTGATGTGTCTGCTATAGATCACCTACCATCTGTTTTGCCTTGTAATAGCAGTGAAAGATTTGCAAACAAAATGACACCCTACTTGTTGAGCTTACCAGAG GATCCTGCTTGGGTCAGAACAAGGCAGATGTTTGAAGGAAAAGCTGATGAAGCTCAAAAAGTCAaggaaaaatatctttcatcTGTGATATTCAGAGACAAGCAAACTGTTGGTCTTTAA